A section of the Lutra lutra chromosome 3, mLutLut1.2, whole genome shotgun sequence genome encodes:
- the DUSP28 gene encoding dual specificity phosphatase 28 translates to MDPGPADRREVPGVASPAPPPFVRVAPSLFLGTARAAAAPELLARAGVTLCVNVSRQQPGPCAPGVAELRVPVFDDPAEDLLAHLEPTCAAMEAAVRAGGACLVYCKNGRSRSAVVCTAYLMRHRGLSLAEAFQAVKSARPVAEPNPGFWTQLQKYEEALQSLPRLSMEPSGPCSGTGGDELQNEP, encoded by the exons ATGGACCCGGGACCAGCCGACCGCCGCGAGGTCCCCGGGGTGGCctcgcccgcgccgccgccgttCGTGCGCGTCGCCCCCTCGCTGTTCCTCGGGACTGCACGCGCCGCGGCCGCGCCGGAGTTGCTGGCGCGCGCGGGAGTCACCCTGTGCGTCAACGTTTCGCGCCAGCAGCCCGGCCCGTGCGCGCCCGGCGTGGCCGAGCTGCGCGTGCCCGTGTTCGACGACCCGGCCGAGGACCTGCTGGCTCACCTGGAGCCCACCTGCGCCGCCATGGAGGCCGCGGTGCGCGCCGGCGGCGCCTGCCTGGTCTACTGCAAGAACGGCCGCAGCCGCTCGGCCGTAGTCTGCACCGCTTACCTCATGCGGCACCGCGGCCTCAGCCTGGCGGAGGCCTTCCAG GCGGTGAAGAGCGCCCGCCCAGTAGCCGAGCCCAATCCGGGTTTCTGGACTCAGCTGCAGAAGTACGAGGAGGCTCTGCAGTCCCTGCCCCGCCTGTCCATGGAGCCCTCAGGACCGTGCTCCGGAACGGGAGGAGATGAGCTCCAGAATGAGCCCTAG